The Poriferisphaera corsica DNA segment CCATCACAACCAACGTCGGCCTAAGCGCCTCATAGTTCTCAAGAAGATCGTCCCAGCTGCAATGCTTAACCCGCACACCGACACCATCCAGATGATGCATAGCCAGCTGTTGCAGATACCCCTCACCTGAAACCAAGACCGTTATCATGCCCATCTCAGCTCGCCCCGTAACTTCACCTTTAACAGGTAAGCCTTGATTGATTGAAGATACTTCAGTAGATCGTTCCACGCAGCAACTCCATCAATGGTTATTTCTTAACCCAATACCGAAAATTCACACCGTCCTTGTCCCATCCCAAACAACATCCACTCCCCAAACCGCTTGACCTCGTTGTGTTCTCTCCAATTCGAACACGACAATTTATACCCCCACAACGTCTGTGTTATGTAAGATTAATGTGAATCGCGTAATAACTTTCGCTTCAATGTCATCGTTAGGTCATCATAAAATCGATTTTCATACGCAGCTAACAATGGCCCCGTTTGGGCCTACTCGCTTTACCTAATCTAAATAAAAAAGACCACACCATATCGGCATAGCCTTCATTAACAATTCAGTAACACAAGTATCAAAAACTGAATTCAATCTGGCGAACGCTGCTCCCCTCGCCTACCCCTACACGATCACCGACCGCCCGTGACACATCATCACCAAACGCTAACCATAACCCAAGCAGTACAATCAATACCGCCATCACTGCCAGCATAATCTTGACCCAACTCCAAGGACGCTCTCCCTGCACTTCTCCCGTCCGCGCATTCACGACAATCCGGTACACCCGATCCTGATACCGATACGTGTTCGACCACACCGGCAACAAGATGTGCTTAAACGTAATCTCATCATACTGCGAGTTCACTGTAAAAATCCGTTGCTCATCCCCACCAATATCCCGCTTAATTTTTGTCCGAATATCGGGCTCCATCAACCCCTTCGCAACATCAAAACCTTCTTTCACATCAACCTGATAACTCTCCGCAATAAACCCCGACAAATACTCATCCTGATACGCTACCAGCTCTCCCAAATCCCAAGGCTCAAGCGCCCTCACATATTTCGTTGGCAACGACCTCGAACCCACCACTAACACATCATCAAAATCAACATACACCGTCCCCCACGCTGAATACCAACGCGTCTTCCTCACACGCTTCGACTTCCTCACCGATTTACCGTTCGAATCCGTCGTCGTATAATGCTCTGTCACCCAGTAATGCTCACCTCTTTGCCCTGTATAGCTCGTTGTCGTATCCGTGTCATACGTCCAGTGCGGCAAATACACCCCCTTAAATGCATGATCCGCCCGCGCAAATTCCTTCACCTTATTCGGCGCAAACCACAACCCCTTAACCCACTTCTCAAAACCAGCCCGCGCCTCGTCCTTCCCCACACGAAACGGCAACACACCCTTCGGCTTAATCAGCCGCTTCGACTCACCCACCTTCACAAGATGCAACCCACAAAACGCGCAATCAAACGCATCCATCCCCGTTGGCTTCTCAACTTCTGCTCCACACCCCTCACACTTCACCATTAACAACTCAACCGTATCTTCTCCCGCCGCCAGCTCACTTAATATTGCTTCGAAGTCCTGTTCCTTTACGACCTCATCCGACAACGCAATCTGATTCTCATACTCGCAATACGGGCACACCAACATCGCCTTCCCCGGCTCAAACGCCAGATCAGCACCACACTTCTCACAACCAAATTGCCTATCCCCCCCATCCGAGTCTTCAGCACTTTTTACAACAACGTCATTCTCAATCCCACCCGACCCCTCTGCTTTCATTTCACTCGGTATCGGCGGCGGCATTTGCTCACTCATATCTCAACACCTATCTCTCGATTAGATTTTCAAACCGGCAGGCAGCACAAACTAGACATCTAATACTTGGTTAGTCGATCAGACTCTTATCTTCACCTCCCCAAATCAGGACATTGGCGGCAACGGCGGCGGAGCCTGACCAAACAATTTCGCCACCTCACCCACCTCGCCCGCCTTCTGCCATCCACTCATCCCCCCCATCCAAACCAAAGTTTCAGCCGCCAGCGTTCCCTGCGAAATCATCCCCTTCAGCGCCGCCTCATCAAACGGCCCTGCCTGCTGTCCATTCACCGCAACATGCACCGCCAACGCACTTACGCCCGGCAACGGCGGTGGCCCACCCACTTGATTCCCCCCCTGCCCCCCTTGGACATTCTGACCACCACCCGAAGGCTGTTGCATCGAACCCATCATCTGCTGCGCCATCCCAAACCCCATCCCTAAGCCCATCCCCTCTGCTGCCCCGCCACCGTTCGGATTATTTGCCGCAGCCTCCATTGCCTCTGCCGTCTGGAATTTCGTATACGCATCCAAATTCCCAATCACACCCATACTCGTCCGTTTGTCCAGCGCCTCTTCCACCGCACTTGGCAATGAAATATTCTCAATCAACAACTTCGTCAATTCCAACCCATACGTATCAAACTCGCTCTGAATCCGATCCGTCAAAAACTGACCAAACTCATCGTAGTTCGCCGCCATGTCCAACACCGGAATCTTCGCCTCACCCACAACATCCGCAAACCTTGATGCAACAATACTTCTGAGCTGCCCATCAATCTCATCCTTCGTAAACTCACCATCCGTCCCCACAATCTCCTTCAAAAACACATCCGGCTTATCAACCCGCATCACATACGTCCCATACGCCCGAATACGTATCGGCCCAAACTCCGCGTCACGCATCATGATCGGATTCTTCGTCCCCCACTTCAGATCTGTAAACCGTCTCGAACTGACAAAATAAACCTCAGCCTTAAACGGCGACTCAAACCCATACTTCCAACCCATCAGCGTCGACAACACCGGCAAGTTCTTCGTCTCAAGCCGATACTGCCCCGGACTAAACACGTCCGCAATCTTCCCCTGATTCACAAACACCGCATACTGCCCCTCCCTTACCACCAACTGCGCACCATACTTAATCTCATTCCCATACCGCTCAAACCGATACACCATCGTATCATTCGAGTCATCCAGCCATTCAATAATGTCAATCAATTCGCCGCGCAGCTTTTTCCAAATCATCCGACTACTCCCAAAAATGTCCATCTATATATTGACTCACAAAACGAATTTGAGCGAATCCTTTGTAACCGCAACACACACAATCCACCACCCCCAGCCCCCACAATTTACCAGAAATGCAATCCCCCCCCTCCCCTACCCCCACATCTGCAACCCCTTCATTCACCAACCCGCATGACTTTCTACATCGCCTGCAACCATCCCCTCCCTCGCATGCGTCTTATATCCGCAATCCGAAATCTAAATTTCCTCACCCCTTCCTCGCTTGCGTCTTCTCTAGCACTAGCACTACACAAAAAAAGGCGACAAAGCTGATGCTTCGTCGCCCGGAGGGAAAAGAGAGACGCCAAATTTAATTTCACCCTTCTTTACTCACTTCGTCATTCCGAGGAGAACTCAAAGGGGAGCTACTTTTGACCGTCGTAGCAAACGTGCTGTTCAATTTGCCTTTTAGAAGTTGTACACTTCCGGGGCTTAACCGAGACTGAAGATCGTTGATGCTTCTTCCATTGCCTCAGGTACTTTCGTACTTATTTCTTCGACCTGTTCCATCGAGAGCTTCAACTCTTCTAGCAAACTAGGCATTATTTCTTTGTGTTCCACGCCACGTGTAAAGCCAATGCCGAGATTAGCGACAATGATGTCTGCAACGTGTACAAGGCTCGCAAGGGTTCTATGCTTTTCTGGCAGATCCCAAGGATGGTGATGGAACCCCGTCACATACGCAAAACTCTGCGGGAATTTCCATGTTCGGCATAACGCCGCACCAAATTGCTCGTGATCAGCACCTATAACCGCTTCTTCGTACTCGCGAAGCTTCCCATCAGGATTCTCTTCAAGCTTCTGCATCACCTCAACAAACTTCGGACGCTTCGCCTGAATCTCAACCATCATCCCAATATCGTGAATCAGCCCCGCCAAAAACGCTTCGTCTGGCAAACCCAGACCTATCTTCTCACCCAACAACCGCGTCGCCGTAGCACTCGCAATCGCCTGGTTCCAAAGGTCATGAGCGTCAAAACTGTTACAGATCTTCCCACCCCTAAAAAGCTTCGCCAATGAAGCCGCAATCGCGATATTCTTCACCGCGTTCAACCCCAAAAGCACAATCGCTCGATTAATCGAGCCAATCTGCCCCGGCAAACCATAAAACGCTGAATTAACCACCTTCAGAATCCGCGCACCCAGTGCCGGATCGTTCGAGATGACCTTATTCAGATCCTGAGCTGTCGAGTCCGGATCCTCAACCAACTGAATAATCTTCATCGTTACCTCAGGTAACGTTGCAATATGACTGATCTCCGCGATCGCCGCTTCAATCAACTCATTCTGTGCTTCATTGTCGGTGACTAAACCCGTTTCTGACATGATCGGAACCTCCGCTCCTATACGGTTTGGGACAGCAATTTGCGTCAACACTTCTCTTGGCAAAGAGCTGAATCATTGGCAATAACTCGCCTTTAATTCCTGCAACACCAATATCGACCGGCTGGTCAACGAGGAAGTCATCTCACAAATCGCTCTAGAACAAGTTGCATCATTACACGCCACATGTCCTGCGAAACAATCAGAAGCAGGCTCATGTGAGAAGCGTTTTTTTACGTAACGACCTATTGGTCAACGAAGCAAGTAATTTCGCAAGACGCTCTAAAACATCTTGCATCAAGACGTTCTACTTCGCATATCGGCCAATAACATGACCCACTTAATGTTTCCCCTAGTTCCGCTAACCATTTTTATCCCATCATCCCCCCCCACCCCAACGCACACCACAAACACCGCCTTCTCTTGTCGCCGCCCAATCCCCTGCATTCTGCCCTCCCTTTTCCCACTGCAACACTTCCAAAATCTCGCAATCCTGCATAATTGCCCCCACCGAATCCCCCAACCTGGGACAATCGGCCAAAACCCGTTTGTCCCAGCCTCCAAACCCCGCTAGCATCAAACTTGAACGCATCTATATATAGATTCGTATAACCCTTGATAACATCTCAAACCCGCATGCACCTCAAGCCGCAACAACCCATTAATCAATAAACACTTAGACATAATTGCTGCTCTCGTCGATGCGATCGAGCAGCCGATAGAAAGCAATACCATGGTTTGGAAAGCCTACGTGAAAAATCACCCTAAATTTGGCTCTTATTACGCCACCATCCAACGACAACCCTCTTGGGTCACCAAGATCGCGATCTTCGCTTTCGTCTTTGCTGTCGTGATCCCCATCGCCGTCCTCGTCCTCGCCGCCATCCTCGTCGCGACCATCGTCTTCACCATCCTCGCTCTCATCGCCCGCGCCTTCAACGGCCTCGCCAACATCCTCACCCCACCATCCCCATCACCTCCACATACAAACGACGATAACCAACCCCACACAAGCCAATCCCCTCACGCCTCCACCGACTATTCATCAAATAGGCCATCATCTTCACCGCCTCCTCCACCTCCCCATGATGCCGACGGCCGCCGCAATGTCCGCGTCATCCGTCGTGACTAATCCGCGATTAGTCATCAATTTCTTGAATTTTGAATTTGCGAATCACGCACAACAGCGCGACGGTTTTATGCGCACAAAATTTTTTACAGACGCGCATCTGTGCGCAAAATCGCCTGTGTATAAGTTCCCATTCTCAAGCATCTCTAACCAAAGCGTGAGATTCTTCAATCGTTTCTCACCGAAGTTGGCGATTTTCAAGCTATTTTTAACTGTTTCTGTTTTTCGATGTAAACGGCGGGCATGCCAATACATACGAACAAAAAACACGAATGATTGCGTGTTTGTGCGCGATTGCATTTTTGTACAATGTGGAATCTTTTTGCGCGAACTCTAATCATCAATTAGTACTGACACGCGCACAACAACATTCGGCCTCACACTCAAATACTTCAATCAACAGATTATTTTCGCAGTGCGAGCCAACCGCGTATGCGGCTGAAGAATTCAGTACGCGCATAACGCTCAACCCAAGGACTGTGCCCACAGCGTTCCAACTCGTGATAGTCCATCTGCGGCATGTACTGTTTGAGCAATTCATAGGTTTCGATACCGGGATGTGGATCATGCGAGCCGTGGATCATAAGTACAGGCGATGTAATCGCTTTAAAGGCATCAGGATACATACCTTCTTTTTGCAGACGAATCATATCGCACCAGGTATGTTTATGAGCAACCGCATCAAGTTTGATGGGATGCTCTGCATAGCCATCGATCTCAGCTTCGGGAAGCTTGGCGTAGTTGTAGACCTTCTCGATGAGCTTGATGTGCTGCTGCATTCGGGTATGGGGGTCCTCGATATCTGATTCGAGGCTATCGAATCGATCTTTCAACCCAGGGGCCTGATCGATGCGATCAGTGATTGTCTTCCTAAGCACAGATCGAGTGTCTTCGCTAAACGTCCCACAGCCCACAAGTATCAATGGGCCAACGATTTGCGGATATCTCGCAGCATAAGCCAAGGCGAGCATGGCTCCCCAGGATTCACCGAGAATGATCGGTTTCACACTGCATTTAGCGATGATGAGCTCGTGTAAATCACGGACATGCTGATCAACGGTGAAGATTTTGCTGGGATCTTCACTCGGGTGTAATAGATCGGTATCGCGCTGCAAGGGCTCAATGACGGTAAACCCGTCTTGAGAAAGCTTTTGCGCTATCGGCGCAGCACTACCCGCGGCTGCCGGCCCGCCGTGCAGGACAATAATTTCCCGCTTTTTGTGATGCCCACCCTGATTGTGAATACGAAACGTGATCATCTATAGCTCATGCCTCTTTGTACAACATTAGGCAACGGTTTTCCGCAAGTCATTACAGAATAAACAGATACACAAACACGACAAGCAACGTTCATGATTTCTCTGCCGGATGCGATATGAGCATACGGACTGAAGAAGCCGTTGAACCTTGCTGCGCGATGAATTATGACTTCAGTGGGGTCTCCTATAGATGCAGGGCTATTGTACTGTACGTGGCACGCGAGACCAACCATTTCCACATGTCACCGGCGCTTAAATACGGCTTGATGAGTCAAAATTTAGTTTCGGCAAGGATCGGCCTAGCCGGCCATACGGACTTATAGATAACCGCCTGCTTTGGGAAGGACTTACGAATATTGTATGAACCGGATAACAGGAGAAAGTTGATAAGCGTTTATGGATATAGGCTGAGGCTTCATGAAATGCTGTGGATGCGTTACATTGTTGAGTTATGAGCATGTATATGAATAAATCAAAAAGACAAAACGGGCAAGGTTTCGGTATCGCTGGCCACGGGGTGTGGCTTGGATGGCTGGCGGCGCTAGCGATGTGCTTGAGCATGATGGGCGGGCAAGTGCATGCACAATCACAGGCTGAGAAGGTTACGGACAAGGCGCCCAGTGGTTCGTCGAAGGTCGCGGATGCGATCAAAGATAAGGTTGTAGATGCCAAAGAGCAGATGGAGAAGGAGAAAGAGGCGGAAGCGCTGAAGGTGGATCTGACAACGCCAGGGCAGACAGTGAAAACGTTTATCGAGGCGATGGACAAGATCACGGGTTTGTGGGATGAGGCAACGATCAACGATGAAGACAAGAAGAAGCAGCAAAATATTGCGATTGCTTGCATGTGGGTCAAGGGGACCGACTATGAGACGGATAGAGCGAAGGCAGTTCTAGCTGCGAATGATTTGTACTCCGTTCTCAATAGGATCCAGGATTATTTATCGATGGGGATGCTCGATGATAAGACGTACTTGGGGAATGCGGATTATATCGATGAGGGGGCAGGCAAGAAAGAAATTACGCTGTTTCCCATTAATGATGGGCAGCAAGATGAATTTGAGAAATTGCTAAACACAACTTCTGTGCCACGAATTGTGTTGGAGCGGAATGACGCGGATGAGTGGAAGTTTGATAAAGGCACGGTTGAGCGTGCGGGGTCAATGCTTAAATTGTTTACGGAGCATGATATCAACCCAAAGCGTGGGCCGATGGTGACTTCGATTGCGCCGATGATTGAATCAGCGTTACCAAAATATCTGGTTCAGGGGGAGTTCTTGCAGATCAAGTATTGGCAATGGCTGCTTGTGCTGATTCTGATCTTCATTGGGATGGTGATTGATTTGTTCTTCCGGATCTTGGTAAAGAGCAGTTCACGTCGATTGATTAAGCGGCGTGGGATGACGGAGGATATGCATGAAACGATTAAGTACTCGGCAAGGCCGTTTGGGTTGTTGGCCGCGGCGGTGTTTTGGATCACGGCACTGAAGCTGACGTTTACAATTGGAAAGGATGAGAATCTTGCGGTTTACGTGCTATTCTCATCATTACGGATTTATATTGCGGTGATCGGGACACTAACGGCGTGGCGGTTTGTGGATTTGATCGCGATGTTTTTAGAGGCCAAGGCGAAACGCACGTCGACGAAGTTTGATGATGTGCTGATCCCGTTGATGCGAAAGACGTTTAAGGTTTTCGTGGTAGCGATCGGGATTGTGTATGCAGCGGGCGCGTTGGGGGTTTCGATCGCGCCGCTACTGGCTTCGATTGGTATTGCTTCGGTTGGTATTTCGTTTGCGATGAAGGATACTGTTGAGAACTTTTTTGGTTCGGTGGCGGTGCTGCTGGATCGGCCGTTTGATGTGGGGGACTGGGTGCTGATTGATTCGGCGGAAGGGATTGTGGAACAGGTTGGTTTTCGGTCGACACGGATCAGGACGTTTTATAATTCGCAGATTACGATTCCTAACTCGAATCTTGTGCGTGCGAAGGTTGATAACTATGGGCGGCGAAGGTATCGCCGATGGAAAACGAATCTGAGTGTGCAGTATGATACGACGCCGGATCAATTGATTGCGTTCACCGAAGGGGTGCGTGAACTGGTGCGAACGCATCCGTATACGCGGAAGGATTATTACGAGGTTTATTGCAATGAGTTTGGCGATTCGTCGTTGGATATTTTGTTGTATGTCTTTTTTGAGGTGCCGGACTGGAATACGGAGTTGCGAGAGAGGGAACGTTTGTTCTTAGATATTGTGCGACTGGCGGATGCGCTGGGTGTGAGCTTTGCGTTCCCAACACGGACGTTGCATTTATATAATGAGGAAAAGGATGCGATCCATAAGCCGAGCGAGGCGCCGCTGAGTTCTACGGAGCGGCGGGCTGAGGTTTTAGGTGTGCATGCGGCTCAACGATTGATGAAGCAGCAAACTTGGCAGAAGAAGAAGCCAGGGGCGGTGGTGATTACGGGTGCGCCGACGGATATTAAGCTGGATGACGGGGGGAATCCGGTGGTAGAGGATGAGAAGGAAGATGAAGGGAAGAAAGAATGATGAGGTGTATTGTCGTGCTATGAAGTGTCACGACGGCTATTGCATGTAACGAATAATGAATTGAAGCTTGGACGATTGTTCGAGCTTTTTTTATGATTGGATTCTTTATGTTGCAATTTGGGTTGGTGTATGATGAAAAAATGACAGATGAGTCAACTGAAATGATGGGGCCGATGGCGGATTACTTTTGGAGAAAGTGGTTGCTTGGAGGCGTTTTTACTGCGTTTCTGTTTTTCGTTGGGGCATACGCGATTGTATTTGCTGAAACAGCGCTCTATTTTCCAACGCGATACAGGTTTTATTACCGTGTTCCGCTAGAAGGAGTTGAAGCTGTACTGGTGGATGTTTGCGAGGTCATGCTGGGATTAATGTTTCACTTTGGCATGTTTTGGAAGTATCAAAAGAAATTGGAGCAGTATTATCAACCGCTGCTGTATTTAACGAGTGTTGCTTTTGGTGGATGCGTATTACTGACGGCGGGGTATTCGTTATGGACGCGATTTGTTGTGTTTATGTGATCTACAAAAGACTAACTCACGAATAGGTTATTTCAAATCCTTGAGGTTAGCAGTGACTTCGATGTTGGCGTTGAAGAGGCGGTGAAGGCCGAAGTCTTGCTCGGCTTCGTCGAGCATGGGGATAAGGCGGAATGTGATGGTTTGAGGTGGGGTTGGTGAGGTACGAGCGATGCCGATGGTCATTTCCCAAGGGCCGCGGCCTTGTACGGTGGCCACGGTTTTGGCGGGTTGATTATCGATTTGAACATTGAACTGATGAAGCATATCGATGGGGAGACGAGGACAATTGAAGTAGGTGTAGATCATATCGTCCTGGATCTTGAGAGAAAGCGGCGTATTCTTTTTGCGTAACGGAGCGGCGATGGCGCGGCGGAGTGTGATGAATTGATTGGAATCGTAATCGTGAGCGACGCGTCGAGAACGGATTTTAAAGGGTTTTTCAAGGGTTTTGGTCCAACGATGAACCACGACGGATTTGTTGCGATCGAATAGTTCGGCTGAAAAGATGACTGAGAGGGTATGTTCTTGATTGGGTTTGAGGTTATCACGTTCAATGTGCCGCATTGAGATGTCGAGTTGTTGATCGATGCTGAGGGTTTGATGGGCGGTGTGTTGTTTGCGATAACGGGCGAAGGATTGGTTTTGGTTGAATGCGTAGGTCAGGGTGTACCTGAGTGTGAGTGGGGAGACGGGGCGATCGATGCCGAGCAGAGGGCCAGAAGCGGTGAAGGTGATGGGGAGATTATTGCCTTCAAAGATTTCGGGTTTGATCTCAAATTCAAAATGAGGAAGGATGCGGTCTTGCAGTAAGGTGAGATGATTTCTGCTGAGTCTATTCTGTTGATAGGCTGCGAGCAAAAGCTGTGAGAAGGTGGGCTCATAGGTGATGAGCTCCGTGCGAGGAAAGGTTAGGAGCTCGGTGAGAAGTTCGGAGACTGTTTGCGGCTTGAGGTCGGAGTAGGCGGCGCGTTTGATGAGTTGATCCATTGCTTCAAGGTGTGAAGGTGAATCGGTTTGCGTGTATTCGAGTTGGTAATGAAGGATGTTGGAGGGGGTGAAAGCGGCGAGGGGCTGGCCGGTGGCGTCGGCGTAGAAGTCGATGGCGAGGTAGGTGAAGGCTGGGAGGATGAGGATGAGGCCAAGGATTTGGAGTTGGGGGCGTTTACGACGATTGCCGTGTGTGATGTAACGGATATCGTGGATGGGCCGACCACAATCGGGGCATTCGAGGAATGGGCGTGGGGAGCCGTAGAGATCGTATTTGCAGTATTTGCAGACGGGGTGGTTGTCGAGTTTTTTGCCAAGATGGGCGAGATAGATGAGGAGGAGGCCTGAGAAGATGGCGGCGCAGAGGATGAGGTAGAACAGCGCGTAGAGGATATCGTAGATGGTGTTACTCAATAACATGAGATGTTCCGGAAGGTATCTCAGGGCGGGGTCTGTATGTCTATGATAACACGGGTTTGGGATGATCGTAAGATAAAATCATGGGGACGACCAGCTTGTCAAGATAGGGAAGCGAAAGCCTATCTAATGATTAGGTGAGAGCGGGTTGGCGGGCGACTTTGTTGGTAGCGGTGATGGTGGTGGTGATAGCGTTGGGGTCGACATCGGTTTTTTTGATGCGTTGACGGGCTTTTTTGGCGTAATCTTTGGAGAGCTCTGTGCCAAGGTAGTCGCGGCCGAGTTGTTTTGCGGCAGCCAGTGTGGTGCCTGAGCCGGTGAAGGGGTCGAAGACGAGGTCGCCGGGATTTGAGGAGACTTTGATGATGCGATGAAGGAGCGCTTCGGGGAGTTGACAGGGGTGCCAGGTGGTGCGTTCGTGGAACGTGCCGCAGAGGCGGGACTGGTTCCATGTGTCGGAGTCGGGAGCGAAGTATTCGTCGGTGTTTTCGGTGGCGTCTTGAGGGCGAGTGTGCCAAAGGGCGGCATCGGGGAAATGGCGGAGGTACCAGGTGTCGTCGGGGAGTTTACCGGCGGGGTTAGCGCGTTTGTCGCCATAGGTTGTCATGCGGGCGGATGGGAGTGCGATGGCGTCACGGTTGAAAGCAAAAGGCGGCTTTTTGGTGAGATTCTTGGCGTTGAGTGCAGCGGTACCGACGCAATAGAAGAGGTGTGCGTGCGAACGATTGAACTTGATTTTGCAGCGCTGGCCGAAGGTGTAGTGCCAAATGATCCAGTTGCGGAACATGAGTTTGCCTTCATTTTCGAGTTTGCGAAGGTGGAGCCGGGTTTCGGCGGCGTACTCATCGCCGATGAGGATGTACATGGAGCCTGTGGGTTTGAGCAGGCGAGTGCATGCATCGATCCATGATTCTGTCCATGCGACGTAGTCGTCGTGCTCACGGTTGTCGTCGTAATGATCGTAGTTGTAGCCGATGTTGTAGGGTGGGTCTGCGAAGATGAGGTCGAGTGAGTTGGGCTGCCAACGGGACATGATTTTGTGGCAATCACCTTGGAAGAGGCGGTTGCGGGGGGCTTTACCGACGGAGGGTTGTTGGGAGTCAGTGGACATAAGTATGATTTTAATATGGATAAGATGAATGCGCAAGCTGGCGAGGTATGAGCATGAGGTTTCCCCAGAGAAGGGGGTGATCAGCGGCAGAGACGCTGGTTATCCCCTATTCGTGATGATGAGATGCTGTATACAAACGGTCATTTTGGGCTTAAAACGACAGTTTTGCATGATGTTGAGATTCAATATCATTAGAAAATTAATGGGTTGGCTGGAGTGGATAGAGGTTCTATACTAAGCCGGATTCGCCCGATCTGTGGGGTCACAGATAAAGTAGCGGGCAGTAGAAATGTCATGAAGGAGCGAAGTCATGCCACACGTGATTGCTGAACCGTGCGTCGGCACCAAAGACACTGCTTGTGTTGCAGTCTGTCCCGTGGACTGTATTCACCCAACGGCGGATGAACCTGAATTCGAAGATGCAGACATGCTTTACATCGACCCGGACACCTGCATTGATTGTGGGCTGTGTGTTGATGAGTGCCCTGTGAAGGCGATCTTCCCAGAAGAAGACTTGCCGGATGAATGGCAGTCATTTGTCGAGAAGAATGCAGAATTCTACGGCTAAATTCCCCCCATCCCCCCGTCTCCCCCCGGAAGGTTTAGGACTTGCAGGCGTCTGGTGATTGCAGGCTTGCGAGTAAACCATCCAAACAATACAGCAAGTAAATGAGCGGCTGAGCGAAATGCTTGGCCGTTTGTTTTTGCGCGGGCAAGGTGGGCTATGAGGTATGGGCAAGTTTTAGAGCATTTTTTAGTATTACTTACATGTTGACCAGTGGATTGTTTCGTAATAATTATGAATAGCATCGCCCTACTATCGATTATTTGGATCAAGAATATGGCATGTAATTACGCAAGTTGCTGTAGGTATAAAGAAGGATGAGAAGAAAGTAGACCAAACAGAGAGCGGAAGGTAGGCTTTGGGGATGAATGAGACAGTAAAGAAGCCGATGGTGATTGTGACTGAAACGTTGTCGGATGGGCCAGCAGCATGGTTGGCAGAACGCGCGGAAGTCGTGTGGTGTCCACATACGGATACTGAGAAGTTGAATGAGTTGCTGCCAAAGGCTGATGGGTTGGTGGTGAGGACTTATACATTGGTGAATGAGGCGTTGCTAGCGAAGGCGGGAAATGTGAAGGTGATTGGTCGGGCTGGGGTTGGGCTGGATAATTTTGATTTGGATGCATGTAAGGATGCGGGGGTGAGAGTGGTGTATACGCCGGACGCAAATTCGCAGGCTGTCGTTGAGTATGTGATTGCGTTGATGCTGGATGAACTTCGGCCGCGGACAGATGTGCCGACGGGGTGTGATGCGGAGATGTTTCATCAGTTGAGGAAGACGGAGATTGGGTTGCAGCTGGATCAATTAACACTGGGAATTGTGGGGTTTGGCCGCGTTGGGAAACGGTTGGGACGAGTGGCGCATGCCATCGGAATGAAGGTGATGGTGGCGGAGGTTTTGCCTGA contains these protein-coding regions:
- a CDS encoding 4Fe-4S dicluster domain-containing protein, which translates into the protein MPHVIAEPCVGTKDTACVAVCPVDCIHPTADEPEFEDADMLYIDPDTCIDCGLCVDECPVKAIFPEEDLPDEWQSFVEKNAEFYG
- a CDS encoding NAD(P)-dependent oxidoreductase yields the protein MNETVKKPMVIVTETLSDGPAAWLAERAEVVWCPHTDTEKLNELLPKADGLVVRTYTLVNEALLAKAGNVKVIGRAGVGLDNFDLDACKDAGVRVVYTPDANSQAVVEYVIALMLDELRPRTDVPTGCDAEMFHQLRKTEIGLQLDQLTLGIVGFGRVGKRLGRVAHAIGMKVMVAEVLPESKLRGAVEYPFEYVTHDALYQGSDIVSVHVDGRAENRHMLNADVFEMLKPEVLLINAARGFLQDNDAMRAYALLNPDARIVLDVHDPEPIPPGSEYPLHGLENVRLLPHIASRTNQALENMSWVVRDVDAVLRGVEPMFAKV